The following coding sequences are from one Kogia breviceps isolate mKogBre1 chromosome X, mKogBre1 haplotype 1, whole genome shotgun sequence window:
- the PLAC1 gene encoding placenta-specific protein 1 produces the protein MKVFKLIGGLVFLTSVFSACSGQNPMTVLCSIDWFMVTVHPFMLNSDVYVHFHELHLGLGCPANHVQPYAYQFTYRVTECGIRAKAVSQDMVLYSSELHYASKRTSSKYVIPVSCTAPQRSPWLTMPCSRKVASEGAITTRDGETCYEVFTLSQSSQRPNCDCPPCVFNEEGQTQGPYHQAEAHPMPFSSSVNTSENWSLRLDDQVASM, from the coding sequence ATGAAAGTTTTCAAGTTGATAGGAGGGCTAGTCTTCCTCACCTCTGTGTTTTCGGCCTGTTCCGGACAAAACCCGATGACTGTACTGTGCTCCATAGACTGGTTCATGGTCACCGTACACCCCTTCATGTTGAACAGTGACGTATATGTGCACTTTCATGAGTTACACTTGGGACTGGGTTGCCCTGCCAATCATGTTCAGCCCTATGCCTACCAGTTCACCTACCGTGTGACGGAATGTGGCATCAGGGCCAAGGCTGTCTCTCAGGACATGGTTCTCTACAGCAGCGAGCTGCACTATGCTTCCAAGCGTACGTCGTCTAAGTACGTGATCCCTGTGTCCTGCACTGCCCCGCAACGTTCCCCGTGGCTCACGATGCCCTGCTCCAGGAAAGTAGCCAGCGAGGGAGCCATCACAACCCGGGATGGTGAGACGTGCTATGAGGTGTTCACCTTGTCACAGTCCAGCCAAAGGCCCAACTGTGATTGTCCGCCTTGTGTCTTCAATGAAGAAGGGCAGACCCAGGGCCCATATCACCAAGCAGAGGCCCATCCCATGCCGTTTTCTTCCTCTGTTAATACTTCTGAGAACTGGTCTCTTCGCCTGGATGATCAGGTTGCGTCCATGTGA